In the Verrucomicrobiota bacterium genome, one interval contains:
- a CDS encoding MFS transporter, which translates to MKTLTQRIRASNQYSFARQLKIDLTTFEKPVYVLIIGQFLNKFGAFVFPFFSLFLQERSFDKSEIALVLASLSAGGLVAPLVAGYLSDAIGRRNTLVVSLISSALTLIVLYFCECLMWLALWSTIHGFAVFLFGPPATALLTDLVPEEKRLTAFALFRLALNLGFAAGPTVAGLLFVKAPFLIFIGDAATTLVFALLAFVWLPHGLRTIKGKVSSFQVILRSWNEAFLDMLKHGPILQYLLTVFLVATCFQQVFNVLSIASTDNGLTPAQYGLVMAFNGLLIVVIELPLCQWMQRLDYKRVITLGYACIAIGTASFCFAKTMSGYFIAMGLFTLGEIISFPIGLAYMGRLTPVAYRGRYFGFKGMMWGLAGIFSSAGIWFHGRIGDSWWLWAGSIALLGSALMIPKLRDTR; encoded by the coding sequence ATGAAAACGCTAACTCAACGCATCCGAGCCTCCAATCAATACAGCTTTGCAAGACAATTGAAGATCGACCTGACGACGTTTGAAAAGCCCGTCTACGTTTTAATTATCGGGCAGTTTCTCAACAAGTTTGGTGCTTTCGTATTTCCGTTCTTCTCCTTGTTTCTTCAGGAACGAAGTTTCGACAAAAGTGAGATCGCTTTGGTCCTGGCATCTTTGAGTGCGGGAGGATTGGTCGCTCCCCTTGTGGCCGGCTACCTGTCGGATGCGATAGGAAGACGCAATACCTTGGTCGTTTCATTGATCAGCAGTGCCCTGACTCTGATCGTACTCTACTTCTGTGAATGCTTAATGTGGCTAGCACTGTGGTCGACCATTCACGGCTTTGCGGTGTTTCTTTTCGGTCCACCAGCGACCGCCTTGTTGACGGATTTGGTTCCAGAAGAAAAACGGCTGACCGCTTTCGCCTTATTCCGTTTAGCACTCAACCTGGGTTTCGCGGCAGGCCCGACCGTCGCTGGGCTGTTGTTTGTTAAAGCACCGTTTTTGATTTTCATAGGTGATGCGGCAACGACTTTGGTTTTCGCCTTACTTGCCTTTGTGTGGCTGCCCCATGGTTTGAGAACGATCAAAGGAAAAGTGAGCTCGTTCCAGGTGATTCTAAGGAGCTGGAATGAAGCCTTCCTGGACATGCTGAAACACGGCCCCATACTCCAATACCTGCTGACCGTTTTCCTCGTTGCCACCTGTTTCCAGCAGGTCTTCAACGTATTGTCGATTGCATCAACCGACAATGGACTGACTCCAGCCCAGTACGGGTTGGTGATGGCATTTAACGGCCTGCTGATTGTTGTCATCGAACTACCTCTTTGCCAATGGATGCAAAGGCTGGACTACAAACGTGTCATAACGCTGGGGTATGCGTGCATCGCGATCGGCACCGCATCGTTCTGTTTCGCCAAGACAATGAGCGGTTATTTCATCGCCATGGGACTATTCACTCTTGGTGAGATTATTAGCTTCCCCATAGGTTTGGCCTACATGGGTCGACTTACACCCGTAGCTTACCGTGGTCGTTACTTTGGCTTCAAAGGCATGATGTGGGGACTCGCGGGAATCTTCAGCAGCGCAGGAATCTGGTTCCACGGACGCATCGGTGATTCCTGGTGGTTATGGGCAGGATCCATTGCCTTGCTGGGATCTGCATTGATGATTCCAAAACTACGTGACACAAGGTGA